A single window of Gimesia chilikensis DNA harbors:
- a CDS encoding LegC family aminotransferase — translation MRETIPLSVPSLTGNEWNYLKDCLDTGWVSSVGSYVDRFEQSVSEYVGTQFGVATVNGTAALHLSLLACGVQRGDEVLAPSFTFIAPVNAIHYCGAEPVFIGSDPATFNLDPDKVRQFLTEECTREADVVLNRRTGRRVSAILPVHIFGHPVDMDPLNAIAAEFQLPVIEDASESLGSDYRERKTGGLAKVGCFSFNGNKIITCGGGGMVTTSDEALASHIRHLSTQANRRPFEYEHDEVGFNYRLTNIQAALGVAQLEQLDGFLEIKRRNACLYRELLAEITQVELAWEEPWARSNFWLCALLVPPADRGPLMEFLLERQVQVRPAWKLMHTLSMYQHCQTYQLEETEAAYARCISIPSSVQLSEADIRYVVECIKTYFESS, via the coding sequence ATGCGCGAAACGATTCCGTTATCGGTACCGAGCCTCACCGGCAATGAATGGAACTACCTGAAAGACTGCCTGGACACAGGCTGGGTCTCTTCAGTCGGCTCCTATGTGGATCGTTTCGAACAGTCGGTTAGTGAATACGTTGGAACGCAGTTCGGCGTCGCTACGGTGAATGGCACGGCGGCCCTGCATCTGTCACTGCTGGCGTGTGGCGTTCAACGCGGCGATGAAGTGCTGGCCCCCAGCTTCACTTTTATCGCACCCGTCAATGCCATTCATTACTGCGGAGCCGAGCCGGTTTTTATTGGATCGGATCCCGCCACCTTCAATCTCGATCCCGATAAAGTGCGGCAATTCCTGACAGAAGAATGTACCCGTGAGGCAGACGTTGTTTTGAACCGTCGCACCGGTCGCAGAGTCAGTGCGATTCTACCAGTGCACATTTTCGGTCATCCGGTCGACATGGACCCGCTGAATGCAATCGCAGCGGAGTTTCAACTGCCTGTCATCGAAGACGCCTCCGAAAGCCTGGGATCGGACTATCGCGAACGCAAAACGGGTGGACTCGCAAAGGTCGGCTGTTTTTCTTTTAACGGCAACAAAATTATTACCTGTGGCGGCGGAGGGATGGTCACTACCAGTGACGAAGCACTCGCCAGTCACATTCGGCACTTGAGTACCCAGGCCAACCGCAGGCCCTTTGAATACGAACATGATGAGGTCGGTTTCAATTATCGACTCACCAATATTCAAGCGGCGCTCGGAGTTGCCCAGTTGGAGCAACTCGACGGCTTTCTGGAGATCAAACGTCGTAACGCCTGTCTCTACCGTGAACTGCTGGCAGAAATTACCCAGGTGGAACTGGCCTGGGAAGAACCCTGGGCGCGAAGCAACTTCTGGCTTTGTGCGCTGCTCGTGCCTCCTGCGGATCGAGGGCCGCTGATGGAGTTTTTACTCGAACGCCAGGTGCAGGTCCGGCCTGCCTGGAAGCTGATGCATACCCTGTCCATGTATCAGCATTGTCAGACATACCAGTTGGAAGAGACCGAAGCGGCCTATGCCCGCTGCATCTCGATTCCTTCCAGCGTGCAGCTCAGTGAAGCCGACATCCGGTATGTCGTGGAATGCATTAAAACTTATTTCGAGTCGTCATGA
- a CDS encoding acylneuraminate cytidylyltransferase family protein → MAGAVGLITARGGSKGVPHKNIKELAGKPLIAWTIEAALASQELDRVVVSTDDKEIASIARQYGAEVPFLRPLRLALDDSSHADVVLHAIDWLEEHDQFVAEYVVMLQPTSPFRIAADIDGALDFARQKNAKSVIGMMHAPSHPICLRGMTEDGLLVELTEQRDESQLRRQLLEDVYAFNGAVYVVQTEAFRESKTFRPEGETYGYLMPTERSWEIDTEWEFLVASLLMKNQLQVAPRSKAA, encoded by the coding sequence ATGGCCGGTGCAGTTGGCTTAATCACGGCTCGAGGGGGCTCCAAGGGAGTCCCCCACAAAAATATCAAGGAACTGGCAGGCAAACCATTGATCGCCTGGACGATCGAGGCGGCGCTGGCCAGCCAGGAGCTGGATCGGGTTGTGGTCTCTACAGATGACAAAGAGATCGCCTCCATCGCGCGGCAGTATGGAGCCGAAGTTCCGTTTCTGCGACCGCTCAGACTGGCCCTCGATGATTCCAGTCACGCCGATGTGGTCTTACATGCCATTGACTGGCTCGAAGAGCACGACCAGTTCGTCGCGGAATATGTGGTCATGCTGCAGCCGACATCTCCCTTTCGCATCGCAGCTGATATTGACGGGGCACTCGACTTTGCCCGGCAGAAAAATGCAAAATCCGTAATTGGAATGATGCACGCTCCCAGTCACCCGATCTGTCTGCGGGGGATGACTGAGGACGGACTGCTGGTCGAACTGACCGAACAACGGGATGAGTCACAGCTCCGCAGGCAGTTGCTGGAAGACGTCTATGCATTTAATGGCGCCGTCTACGTCGTCCAGACGGAAGCGTTTCGTGAATCAAAAACCTTTCGGCCGGAAGGTGAGACCTACGGTTACCTGATGCCGACCGAACGATCGTGGGAAATTGATACGGAGTGGGAATTCCTCGTCGCCAGCCTGTTGATGAAAAATCAGCTGCAGGTGGCACCCCGGTCTAAAGCGGCCTGA
- a CDS encoding O-antigen ligase family protein has translation MHIFEGLPSQLDSSPVMQLKRSTFQELSFRTGLWFALGVGFAIPISTSLTSAFSVGVLICWFLSGQYRVTFQLLRTYRVATVSLILFCTLAAGLLYTPQTLSLATRNLFKYRQFLMIPIYLSFFLDSRVRLRGIRMFELALLLTLAVSMFCWMFGIEWDVPSHDHAIFKNRITQNILMSFLVYLSAWRFLEKPRKNWFWGAILLIATVNVLLIVPGRSGYLAVGVLIGVLMYQKLGYKGILPAGACVLVIGMICYQSSDRFQRRIDLVISEIRNYHQTQDHASGVNLRIEFLLNGLELAQSSPIFGSGTGSFAMRYHQLMEQKGQMVTANPHNEYVMLLVQNGAIGVGLFLLLFWFCWRSTRGISGLEPAFAQAVVGVYMIVCLVNSLMLDTTEGGLFGYLMGLTCAAGVSATGASLGAPPVETDSDAPDSQAETLQKAA, from the coding sequence ATGCATATTTTTGAGGGTCTTCCAAGCCAGTTGGACTCCAGTCCTGTGATGCAGCTGAAACGCTCTACGTTCCAGGAGCTCTCATTTCGCACCGGGCTCTGGTTCGCGCTGGGCGTCGGCTTTGCGATTCCGATCTCTACCAGTCTGACTTCAGCGTTCAGCGTGGGAGTTTTAATCTGCTGGTTTCTCTCGGGACAGTATCGGGTAACCTTCCAGCTGCTCCGAACATACCGGGTCGCCACGGTTTCACTGATCCTGTTCTGCACCCTGGCGGCAGGTTTGCTCTACACGCCCCAGACCCTCTCGCTGGCTACCCGAAACCTGTTTAAATACCGACAGTTTCTGATGATTCCCATTTACCTCTCCTTCTTTCTCGACAGTCGAGTACGCCTGCGCGGCATTCGCATGTTTGAGTTGGCCCTGCTGCTGACGCTGGCCGTCTCCATGTTCTGCTGGATGTTCGGCATCGAATGGGATGTCCCTTCGCACGATCATGCGATCTTCAAAAACCGGATTACCCAGAACATTTTAATGTCCTTTCTGGTCTACCTTTCTGCCTGGCGATTTCTGGAGAAACCCCGCAAAAACTGGTTCTGGGGCGCTATCCTGCTGATCGCGACCGTCAATGTTCTGTTAATCGTACCGGGCCGTTCGGGCTATCTGGCGGTCGGCGTGCTGATTGGCGTATTGATGTATCAGAAGCTGGGATACAAGGGGATTCTTCCCGCGGGCGCCTGTGTACTGGTCATTGGTATGATCTGTTATCAGTCTTCAGACCGCTTTCAAAGACGCATCGATCTGGTGATTTCCGAGATCAGAAATTACCACCAGACGCAGGATCATGCCAGTGGCGTTAACCTGCGTATTGAGTTCCTGTTAAATGGACTCGAACTGGCGCAATCCAGCCCGATCTTTGGTTCCGGGACGGGGAGTTTCGCCATGCGTTACCACCAGTTGATGGAGCAGAAGGGGCAGATGGTGACAGCGAACCCGCACAATGAGTATGTGATGCTGCTGGTCCAGAACGGGGCGATAGGAGTCGGTTTGTTCCTGCTGTTGTTCTGGTTCTGCTGGCGTTCTACCCGAGGTATCTCCGGGCTGGAACCAGCGTTCGCTCAGGCGGTTGTGGGAGTGTACATGATCGTCTGTCTGGTAAATTCGCTGATGCTGGATACCACCGAGGGAGGGCTGTTCGGTTATCTGATGGGCCTGACCTGTGCAGCCGGGGTCTCCGCGACAGGAGCCAGCCTGGGAGCGCCGCCCGTTGAAACAGATTCGGACGCTCCGGACAGTCAGGCTGAAACCCTGCAAAAGGCGGCCTGA
- a CDS encoding sugar transferase → MDEQRLSQSTSHSAARQSGGPHFDPRNMPAEPAVVSHEVRTGYFWKRPADFMLSGLALVALAPLFLVISLLIKLTSPGPVFFRQQRLGLKERPFSIFKFRSMRTGSDKTGAQFTSANDARVTGIGKLIRKTSLDELPQLINIFRGEMSLIGPRPYIGFELENATPDERRKRASVRPGVSGLAQVSGRSSLSQQAVIDYDLQYVEQCSLKFDIQILIQTIRKVIRCEGTN, encoded by the coding sequence ATGGATGAGCAACGCCTATCACAATCAACGAGTCACTCTGCTGCCCGCCAGTCAGGAGGTCCTCACTTTGATCCCCGAAACATGCCTGCAGAACCGGCCGTGGTTTCTCACGAGGTTCGCACGGGTTATTTCTGGAAACGCCCCGCAGATTTCATGCTGAGTGGCCTGGCCCTGGTGGCATTGGCCCCGCTGTTTCTGGTGATCTCTTTGCTGATCAAACTCACTTCTCCCGGTCCGGTCTTTTTCCGTCAGCAGCGACTGGGACTCAAAGAACGCCCATTCTCGATTTTCAAATTTCGTTCGATGCGTACCGGCTCCGATAAGACGGGAGCCCAGTTCACCTCTGCCAACGATGCCCGCGTGACGGGGATTGGTAAGCTGATTCGCAAGACCAGCCTCGACGAACTGCCTCAATTAATCAATATCTTTCGCGGGGAGATGAGCCTCATCGGACCGCGTCCTTATATCGGATTTGAACTGGAAAACGCCACACCTGATGAACGCCGCAAACGGGCCAGTGTCCGTCCCGGCGTCTCCGGACTGGCGCAGGTCTCCGGACGCAGCAGCCTGTCTCAACAGGCGGTCATTGATTATGACTTGCAATACGTGGAGCAGTGCAGCCTCAAGTTTGATATTCAGATCCTGATACAGACGATTCGCAAAGTGATTCGCTGTGAAGGAACTAACTGA